From a single Cotesia glomerata isolate CgM1 linkage group LG6, MPM_Cglom_v2.3, whole genome shotgun sequence genomic region:
- the LOC123268073 gene encoding tolloid-like protein 1, which yields MECGRTIQETNGVIKSPVTPESLYSNQVIECEWRMLAPHGHRIKFAITSLDIYETADCATDYLEIADGYSDDKALRRKFCRTGNEASLHSTDNRMLVKYRKSGESTHKGFTAQYQQTCNHTIFVDGKIVHLESPNYPEPYGANQQCYWWLFAPENHQLTVKLDFVELENKEDNCSLKFDDGRTETSACAFDKAAEYFSTDNYLNVSFIPRSTGRNGFSISVAVKILI from the exons AATGCGGAAGGACTATCCAAGAAACTAATGGAGTAATAAAGTCCCCAGTTACTCCAGAAAGTTTATATTCCAATCAAGTGATTGAATGCGAATGGAGAATGCTCGCTCCGCACGGTCACCGTATCAAATTCGCAATTACATCGTTGGATATTTATGAAACCGCTGACTGTGCTACCGACTATTTGGAAATCGCAGACGGTTACTCCGACGACAAAGCACTCCGgc GGAAATTCTGCAGAACTGGTAATGAAGCTAGTTTACATTCGACGGACAATCGTATGTTGGTGAAATACCGAAAAAGTGGTGAGAGCACCCACAAGGGATTCACTGCGCAATACCAACAGACTTGCAATCACACAATATTTGTTGATGGAAAAATAGTTCATTTGGAGTCTCCGAATTATCCCGAACCGTACGGAGCGAATCAACAATGCTATTGGTGGCTATTCGCTCCCGAAAACCATCAGCTCACTGTTAAACTCGACTTTGTTGAGCTTGAAAATAAAGAGGATAATTGTTCCTTGAAATTTGATGATGGAAGGACTGAGACAAGTGCTTGCGCTTTTGATAAGGCTGCTGAATATTTTAGTACTGATAATTATCTTAATGTAAGCTTTATTCCTCGATCTACTGGACGAAATGGATTTTCAATTTCTGTTGccgtgaaaattttaatttga